One Ornithorhynchus anatinus isolate Pmale09 chromosome 2, mOrnAna1.pri.v4, whole genome shotgun sequence DNA segment encodes these proteins:
- the LOC100091953 gene encoding putative olfactory receptor 52P1 → MSASNLTQSRPAFFILKGIPGLEAMHVWISIPFSSLYCATILGNCTLLFVIGTERSLHKPMYLLVAMLALTDLGMSTTTIPKVLCIFWFNWTRISFEGCLTQLFFIHSISALQSAILTTMAFDRYIAICQPLRYTSILSNGRIGLIGLASLVRATLFILPMPLLLQKMSFCGHREIPYTYCEHMAVVKMACVDTRVNRMFGLAIALVVVGLDLSAIGSSYALILRAVLRLSSHQAHHKAVHTCTAHVCVMLTSYTPCLFSFLTHRFGHGIPPHVHTILGNLYFLFPPMLNPIIYGVKTKEFWDKVAKYKCWRPAP, encoded by the coding sequence ATGTCTGCCTCCAACCTGACTCAGAGCAGGCCCGCATTCTTCATCCTGAAGGGCATTCCTGGGCTTGAAGCCATGCACGTGTGGATCTCCATTCCATTCTCCTCCCTGTACTGTGCCACCATCTTGGGGAACTGCACCCTCCTCTTTGTCATCGGCACCGAGCGCTCTCTGCACAAGCCCATGTACCTCCTCGTCGCCATGCTGGCGCTCACCGATCTGGGCAtgtccaccaccaccatccccaagGTCCTCTGCATCTTCTGGTTCAACTGGACCAGGATCAGTTTTGAGGGCTGCCTCACCCAGCTCTTCTTCATCCACTCCATCTCGGCCCTGCAGTCAGCCATCTTGACGACCATGGCCTTCGACCGCTACATTGCCATCTGCCAGCCCCTGAGGTACACGTCCATCCTCTCCAATGGGCGAATTGGCCTGATCGGGCTGGCAAGCCTGGTGAGAGCCACCCTCTTCATCCTCCCCATGCCCCTCCTCCTTCAGAAGATGTCCTTCTGTGGGCACAGGGAGATCCCCTACACCTACTGCGAGCACATGGCCGTGGTGAAGATGGCGTGCGTCGACACCAGGGTTAACCGGATGTTTGGCCTGGCCATTGCCCTGGTGGTGGTGGGCCTGGACCTTTCGGCCATCGGTTCTTCCTACGCCTTGATCCTGAGGGCAGTGCTGCGTCTCTCCTCCCACCAGGCCCACCACAAGGCCGTCCACACCTGCACCGCGCATGTCTGTGTCATGCTGACCTCCTACAcgccctgcctcttctccttcctcacccaTCGCTTTGGCCATGGtatccctcctcatgtccacacCATCCTAGGCAACCTCTACTTCCTGTTCCCACCCATGTTGAACCCCATCATTTATGGTGTCAAGACCAAGGAGTTCTGGGACAAGGTGGCAAAGTACAAGTGCTGGAGGCCAGCCCCTTGA
- the LOC100091948 gene encoding olfactomedin-4-like, protein MGIQEGNQHMLQPSHSEAKMLVQLTLRLGLLLLSSRVTILQLMNNVAGSVDAQGTCRCVVYLPHSLFPLQKLEQLQSADQELLETYERKLSKVSSYSQVLQQQEREILDWSHRVEALMRIAASSPGLDFQSLQLQVQEVEKLVEKLVEKLEGRSSGDGAALVHLEAEVKNVSSLVQHLASSHQINIRLATQVLEALENQLHECKQEQTWPVSSHLAPMQLVDSPWAFLSPCHFSPAPGSCAHGGILAVSRPLVVQLNWRGFAYKAGAWGRDFTPDLGRNGYWVAPLRKDGRYFDYYRLYKSYDDLVLSKDYEEWKMGYRDGSGITVYQGFMYFNYYGTGEMAKVDLNTNTLVLRRELPGATFNNRFSYAGAPWQDLDFAGDEKGLWVIYSTEENRGNMVISKLNATTLEVEQTWKTTQYKPSISNTFLVCGVLYAVRSLSTWQEEIFYTFDTNTGQEGRISIILDEMLKTLQSITYDPLDHKLYVYNDGYLVIYDSFWPLDTRPGAASHPVPRLVKHLGGWVKGQTR, encoded by the exons ATGGGCATCCAGGAAGGCAACCAGCACATG CTCCAACCTAGCCACTCTGAGGCCAAGATGCTTGTGCAGCTGACTCTCCGGCTGGGcctgctgctcctctcctccagggTCACCATCTTACAG CTGATGAACAATGTGGCTGGCTCAGTGGACGCCCAGGGCACCTGCCGCTGTGTGGTCTATCTGCCTCACAGCCTCTTCCCTCTGCAAAAATTGGAACAACTGCAGAGTGCTGACCAAGAGCTGCTGGAGACGTATGAGAGGAAACTCTCCAAG GTCAGCAGCTACTCCCAAGTCCTCCAGCAGCAAGAACGTGAGATTCTCGACTGGAGTCATAGAGTGGAGGCCCTGATGAGGATTGCGGCGTCCTCCCCAGGACTGGATTTTCAAAGCCTCCAGCTGCAGGTACAGGAGGTAGAGAAACTGGTGGAGAAGCTGGTGGAAAAACTGGAAGGCAGAAGCAGTGGCGATGGTGCAGCCCTAGTCCACCTGGAGGCAGAG GTGAAGAACGTGAGCTCCCTGGTCCAACACCTGGCCAGCTCCCACCAGATTAACATCCGATTGGCCACCCAGGTCCTGGAGGCTCTGGAGAATCAGCTGCATGAGTGCAAACAGGAGCAG ACCTGGCCAGTCTCTTCCCATCTGGCACCTATGCAGTTGGTTGACTCACCTTgggccttcctctctccctgtcacTTCTCTCCTGCCCCAGGCTCCTGTGCCCACGGTGGGATCTTGGCGGTCAGCCGGCCCTTAGTGGTGCAGCTCAACTGGCGGGGCTTCGCTTACAAGGCAGGGGCCTGGGGCCGGGACTTCACCCCGGACCTTGGCCGGAACGGCTACTGGGTTGCTCCGCTGCGCAAGGATGGACGCTACTTCGACTACTACCGGCTCTACAAGTCATATGATGACCTGGTGCTGTCCAAAGACTACGAAGAGTGGAAGATGGGCTATAGGGATGGCAGCGGGATCACCGTGTACCAGGGCTTCATGTACTTCAACTACTACGGGACCGGCGAGATGGCCAAAGTTGACCTCAACACCAACACCCTGGTCCTACGCAGGGAGCTGCCGGGGGCCACGTTCAACAACCGCTTTTCCTATGCCGGGGCCCCCTGGCAGGACCTGGACTTTGCCGGAGATGAGAAGGGGCTGTGGGTGATCTATTCCACGGAGGAGAACAGAGGCAACATGGTCATCAGTAAGCTCAATGCCACCACACTGGAGGTGGAGCAGACCTGGAAGACCACACAGTACAAGCCATCCATATCCAACACCTTTTTGGTCTGCGGAGTGCTGTATGCAGTGCGTTCCCTCAGCACCTGGCAGGAGGAGATCTTCTACACCTTCGACACCAACACGGGCCAGGAGGGCCGGATCAGCATCATCCTGGACGAGATGCTCAAGACTCTGCAGAGCATCACCTACGACCCTTTGGACCACAAGCTGTACGTGTACAATGATGGATATCTGGTCATCTACGATAGCTTCTGGCCTCTGGACACCAGACCCGGGGCCGCCTCCCATCCCGTGCCGAGGCTGGTCAAGCATCTAGGGGGATGGGTGAAGGGGCAGACCCGCTGA